The DNA segment TGCGACAGAAAGAGAAAGCAAGCTTGTTTTCTATCTCTTTACTTTGGTCTTAGAGTATTCTCAACTTTTACTGTTGAAAACATTATTGTTTCACTGTTTAATGAATTCAAGAGTTGTCTTTAATGGAGCTACACGATCAAGAAAATTACTGCAACATTTTCAGTGAGAACAACAATTGAATATTATACGGTCAAATTGTAAGCGAAATTTTACACATAACGGAATGATTGAAGCAAGCTTGTAAAAGTAAAGATGTACAATATGAGCATCGGAGTATCGTATACgtaaaacaaaaccaaaccgagaATGTAGGAACGTGGGAGACAATAGATTTCTGGTGTGTTTTATGGCCTTGGCACATCCTATGTTTATAGACGCAGGCAGATAACACCCACATTGCGCTCGTACTCTTACACACAAGTTAAACTTTTTCCAGTTCAGATCAGACCCATGATTTGCATCCTGCATGGACGTGTGCGAAAGAAAGTCTTTTAACCAATCATTTTTTTCACTTTCATAAAAGTGTAACACAATATAAGTTCACATATACCACTTCATTTTCTTATGTTGGACAAAACCACCATTCCTTAATTTCCATTAACACAAATGGAAAGTCCATTAACACACACAacacaatattatatatatatatatataaaatccaaCACAAATATATACAATCAGAAAGAAGGCAAAGTCCAGGAAATGCATTCATCAAAAGCTTGTAGGAAAGAGCAACTTTTTTCAACATCACAATTAGTTTTACAGGTGCCCCTATTCTAGTTTTACACACAGACAGATTCCTAAACCAAATTTTTTCCCTCTTCTGTCAATAACATTTGCTTCCTTATTTTTATTAAGCAAAGATTACACCACTAATTCACATGggataatgtttttttttgtccTAATTTCAAGAATCAGGGGAGAAAAAGAGATTAAATACAAGGCACAGTATTATTTACCCTGGTAAAAAGAACCAAGCAACCCTCCAAATAAGAAAAAATCCAACAAAATTTTCTCAGTTCTTTTCACTCACACTTCTGTTGATTGGCCACAGCTTGCTGAACATTCTTTTAGGCCTATTTGGAATCATACAGAACGACTTTGCCTTGGCAAATTTCTCGACCCCATTTGGAAACACATTTTCGTCCATTTCATCATCCTCAGCAAGCTTCATTTTAAGCGTGGAAACGTTGGATTTTAGTGATTTTAAGCCAGATACACTCCATTGATCCTCTGGTGGAGTCGTGGTATTAGTAGTGATGGAGGCTGTAGCATTCACAGGATTCTTCTGCACCGCCAGTAGCGCCTTGATACCGGTTGGAAACTCGGCCACTTTTCCACCATTCATGGCAGCTCGAGCTTGCTCAAAGAAAAGTACTTGAACCACCACCCTTAACGGGAGCATCTCGTTTTGTGCAGCGTGCATACAGGCTTCTACCGATAGTTTTCTGCAGTCTAATATTTGGCATAACCGTTTTCTTTCACTCTTGTTGAGCTCCGGATGCCCCTGCTTGACAAGAAATAAAAGATTCAgcataaaaatttcattatttcctAACAAGCTTCTAACAATATGAACCGGTCTTTTATTGTTCTACCTTTAGGTAGATGTCAATAGCTTTGTAAAGATCATCATGATCAAGCCTGGAAAATTCGGGGATCGATTCAGCAATGAAAATGAACTTTGACAAAGCCAAATTCTTGTCTTTGGATATTACTTGTAAATATCCATCCACAAGCTTTCCCACCTTGAGTTTGGAACTGTGTGATGCAGAAGATGATCTCCTGCTTTCTTGAAACTCCAGATCGATGTTTTCTGCAGATCTAGACCTTCGCCTCTCGAAATTGGTTTTGCTTCTCGGAGGACTAATTGGTGGACTCTGTCCTTGCAAAATAAACTGCTCCAAAATGATCATTACAACATCAACATCATATATTGTGTCGTTTGCAGATGTTAAGGATGGCACTAACAGATCATCAACTGTGGCATCTTCTAATTGAAGCCCAACCCTTCTTGCCAATTCCATCtttgaagatgaagaagctTTCAGTATGTTAGCAGCCTTCAATAGTTTTGACAAAAAACGGCAAGAAACAGCGCCTTTCTCTGCTGGCAACAAACTAACAATTGATTCCAGCAGCACCCTGTACTTCCTAGTAGCTTCTCCAGTCAAATCCGACTCGCTGTCTGATTCTACTCCCTTCTCAATACTAATGTGCTTTGAAATATTTGGTAGCCACCGGGATGCATAGATTCGCAAGGCATCACCAATATAACCCGAAGGAACCTTGCCGCCAGATTTGATGGCTATCATTGCTCTCCAATAAAGATCAATCCCTAAATCTGCTAAATCTTCAGCCCACCATCCTTTACTATTACTTGTAGACTTATTCCTATTGCTCTCCGACCCATTCCATGACATGTCATCTCGACCACGTCTCGAATAACTGTGTGACAAGTTAATCTTTGTGGGATGAGCCAACACTTTTGAAGCAATGGCTTCAATGCATCTGCCTGTAATTCGAAGGTTTTCGGACCACAAAGAAAACTCTTTCGTGCTTTGTAAAGTTACAATTGAGTCCCTCCATCCCTGGAGGATGCAAGAATTCAAAAACACTTCAATCTTGTATATTAGATTACCCTTTTCGATATCTTCCGTCATTTGAAGATACTCTGCTGCACATCGAACCGAAACAATGTTGCAAGCACTGAGAGTGATCGTGATTCCATAGCAGAATTTTGCGCACATTTCGAAGGCCTCGACTCCTCCAGGATAGTCATGGAGATGGATTATTTGAATTTGTGAGGCTTCCGAGTTTTCCGCACATAACCTCCGCAAGCGCAAGCACTTGGACAGCAGGGGAAACTGCAGTGGTGAAAGTTTTTGGAATTCAGTAACCacgatttattattatttctacgAAATTTTTCTTGTTGCTTAACTTATAAATCATCTGTAAATTCACCTTATGGAGTAGAAATCTACTTCCCTTCACTTGAATGATAAGATCACTTGAAACCTCAGAAGACAGAGACCTAAAAATCAA comes from the Primulina huaijiensis isolate GDHJ02 chromosome 8, ASM1229523v2, whole genome shotgun sequence genome and includes:
- the LOC140982713 gene encoding BTB/POZ domain-containing protein At1g67900-like; its protein translation is MKFMKLGSRPDTFYTTEAVRSLSSEVSSDLIIQVKGSRFLLHKFPLLSKCLRLRRLCAENSEASQIQIIHLHDYPGGVEAFEMCAKFCYGITITLSACNIVSVRCAAEYLQMTEDIEKGNLIYKIEVFLNSCILQGWRDSIVTLQSTKEFSLWSENLRITGRCIEAIASKVLAHPTKINLSHSYSRRGRDDMSWNGSESNRNKSTSNSKGWWAEDLADLGIDLYWRAMIAIKSGGKVPSGYIGDALRIYASRWLPNISKHISIEKGVESDSESDLTGEATRKYRVLLESIVSLLPAEKGAVSCRFLSKLLKAANILKASSSSKMELARRVGLQLEDATVDDLLVPSLTSANDTIYDVDVVMIILEQFILQGQSPPISPPRSKTNFERRRSRSAENIDLEFQESRRSSSASHSSKLKVGKLVDGYLQVISKDKNLALSKFIFIAESIPEFSRLDHDDLYKAIDIYLKGHPELNKSERKRLCQILDCRKLSVEACMHAAQNEMLPLRVVVQVLFFEQARAAMNGGKVAEFPTGIKALLAVQKNPVNATASITTNTTTPPEDQWSVSGLKSLKSNVSTLKMKLAEDDEMDENVFPNGVEKFAKAKSFCMIPNRPKRMFSKLWPINRSVSEKN